A portion of the Simkania negevensis Z genome contains these proteins:
- the pncA gene encoding bifunctional nicotinamidase/pyrazinamidase has product MMEALIVVDIQYDFMPSGALGVKKGDEVIPVINSFIGKFSLVIASQDWHPENHVSFAKTHGKEVGEKIKVDGIEQILWPVHCVEHTHGAALVKELNKDRIHKYFHKGNNPEIDSYSAFFDNERLRETGLDEFLRIKNVTKVFLAGLTTEYCVLYTAMDALELGYEVAVVLDACRPVNLDPHDEKHAIEKMRKAGIEIVYSKSL; this is encoded by the coding sequence ATGATGGAAGCTCTAATCGTTGTCGATATCCAATATGACTTCATGCCTAGTGGAGCACTTGGAGTGAAAAAAGGAGATGAAGTCATTCCCGTCATTAATAGCTTCATTGGAAAGTTTTCCCTTGTGATTGCGTCCCAAGATTGGCATCCCGAAAATCATGTCAGCTTTGCGAAAACGCATGGGAAAGAAGTTGGGGAGAAAATCAAAGTCGACGGAATTGAGCAAATCCTTTGGCCGGTGCATTGCGTTGAGCATACGCATGGTGCTGCCCTTGTCAAAGAGCTGAACAAAGACCGGATTCACAAGTATTTTCATAAGGGGAATAATCCGGAAATTGACAGTTATAGCGCCTTTTTTGACAATGAGCGGTTGCGTGAAACGGGCCTTGATGAATTTCTTCGGATTAAAAATGTCACCAAGGTCTTTTTGGCTGGTCTGACGACAGAGTACTGCGTGCTATATACGGCTATGGATGCGCTAGAACTCGGGTATGAAGTGGCAGTGGTTCTTGATGCCTGTCGTCCTGTCAACTTAGATCCCCATGACGAAAAGCATGCCATCGAAAAGATGCGCAAAGCTGGCATCGAAATCGTCTACTCCAAGTCTCTTTAA
- a CDS encoding nicotinate phosphoribosyltransferase, whose translation MKADQGGFYRCSLALLTDLYELTMAYGYWKLGMTNQKAAFSLFFRRRPFQGSFAIAAGLETAIAFIKNFHFEESDLTYLESLKTYNGKPLFESGFLNYLKGFSFDCDIDAVVEGTPVFPYEPLLIVRGSILHAQLLESSLLNIINFQTLIATKASRICCAAEGDEVIEFGLRRAQGIDGALSGTRASYVGGCHSTSNVIGGKYFGIPVKGTHAHSWIMAFDQEKEAFKAYTEALPDNCIYLVDTYDTVQGVKHAIEVAKEKGSKMLGVRLDSGDLAHLSIEIRKLLDEAGFQDAKIMASNELDELIIRDLKKQGCKINLWGVGTNLITAKDQPALDGVYKLSAIQDEKGNWVPKIKISEQIVKTTNPGILQVRRYMNAQGQYLSDMLYEMESLAPSHPEIIDPIDPTRQRQVADKTKYKDLLIPIFRGGKCVYESPSLQEIRAHTLAELDRFAPAVRRFLYPEPYFVGLEKSVYNRKLELIESLRGHR comes from the coding sequence ATGAAAGCAGATCAGGGGGGATTCTATCGCTGCTCACTAGCACTCCTCACAGATCTCTATGAGCTGACAATGGCTTATGGCTATTGGAAGCTTGGGATGACAAATCAAAAAGCTGCCTTTTCCCTCTTTTTCCGTAGGCGTCCTTTTCAAGGAAGCTTTGCAATTGCTGCAGGACTTGAAACCGCTATCGCATTCATTAAGAATTTTCATTTTGAAGAGTCAGATCTGACATACTTGGAGAGTTTGAAGACTTATAACGGTAAGCCTCTCTTTGAGTCGGGATTTCTTAACTATTTGAAGGGTTTTTCCTTTGATTGTGATATCGATGCGGTGGTGGAAGGAACTCCTGTTTTTCCTTATGAGCCCCTTTTAATTGTGCGAGGATCGATCCTGCATGCACAATTGCTAGAAAGCTCGCTACTAAACATCATCAACTTTCAAACTCTGATTGCGACCAAAGCGTCGCGCATTTGTTGTGCCGCAGAAGGAGATGAGGTGATTGAATTTGGGCTCCGGCGTGCACAGGGAATTGATGGAGCACTTTCTGGAACGCGCGCATCTTATGTTGGTGGGTGTCACAGCACCTCAAATGTCATTGGTGGCAAGTATTTTGGTATTCCAGTGAAGGGAACGCATGCACATAGCTGGATCATGGCATTTGATCAAGAAAAAGAGGCTTTTAAAGCCTATACAGAGGCCCTTCCCGATAACTGCATTTATCTCGTAGACACTTATGACACAGTTCAAGGAGTGAAACACGCTATTGAGGTTGCAAAAGAAAAAGGAAGCAAAATGCTAGGAGTTCGCCTTGATTCGGGGGATTTGGCTCATCTCAGTATTGAGATTCGGAAGCTACTCGATGAAGCTGGGTTTCAAGATGCAAAAATCATGGCGAGCAATGAGCTCGATGAGCTCATCATTCGTGATCTTAAGAAGCAAGGATGCAAAATCAACTTGTGGGGAGTGGGGACAAACCTGATCACTGCCAAAGATCAGCCAGCACTAGATGGAGTGTACAAGCTCTCTGCAATTCAAGACGAAAAGGGGAACTGGGTTCCAAAGATCAAAATTTCTGAGCAGATTGTAAAGACAACAAATCCAGGGATTTTGCAGGTGCGCCGTTATATGAATGCTCAGGGGCAATATCTTTCAGATATGCTGTATGAGATGGAGTCTCTTGCTCCCTCTCATCCTGAAATTATCGATCCGATAGATCCCACTCGTCAAAGGCAAGTTGCAGATAAAACCAAGTATAAAGACCTTCTTATTCCGATCTTTCGTGGAGGAAAGTGTGTCTATGAGTCTCCTTCTTTACAAGAGATTCGGGCTCATACACTTGCCGAGCTGGACCGTTTTGCACCGGCAGTTCGTCGTTTTCTCTATCCTGAGCCCTACTTTGTCGGTCTTGAAAAAAGTGTCTACAACCGTAAGCTTGAGCTCATCGAATCGTTGCGAGGTCATAGATGA
- a CDS encoding methyltransferase domain-containing protein, with protein MRIQICFLLFFVINLFAHDQELNAIDDRIKKQTVSRVGNWCVVPWNEKYCSAEILNLQGEEALVRVFDSSLPVMEWPVVIVRKTDIKQMMVQKHESLESLIKGLKGNSILRTPQIEEALYKIDRAFFAPRYPYFDTAIDIGREMCISSPHIHVFCLELLKERFKTATTILDVGTGTGFLAAMFAFLAPQAEVIGIEYYEELTELAANNCQVLEAEIIKRLHWVTGNGENGYYPQAPYDVIHVGFMCKNIPQKLLDQLKLGGTMIVPVGSQVSSYDSRLLGGKMLLIDKGLDGSIHIFPVFSCSFVPSQVKGSGEE; from the coding sequence ATGCGAATTCAAATATGTTTTCTTCTCTTTTTTGTCATAAATTTATTTGCTCATGATCAGGAGCTTAACGCGATCGATGATCGGATCAAAAAACAAACAGTGAGCCGCGTGGGGAATTGGTGCGTTGTACCCTGGAATGAGAAGTATTGTTCAGCTGAAATCCTTAATTTACAGGGTGAGGAAGCATTAGTAAGAGTCTTTGATAGCTCATTGCCCGTGATGGAATGGCCTGTAGTGATAGTTCGTAAGACTGATATTAAACAGATGATGGTGCAAAAGCACGAGTCTCTCGAGTCTTTGATCAAAGGTCTTAAGGGCAACTCGATTCTTAGAACTCCTCAGATTGAAGAGGCTCTTTATAAGATCGATCGCGCCTTCTTTGCACCGAGGTATCCCTATTTTGATACAGCGATTGATATTGGACGAGAAATGTGTATTTCTTCTCCACATATCCATGTATTTTGCTTGGAACTTTTAAAAGAGCGTTTTAAAACAGCAACCACCATTCTTGATGTGGGGACTGGGACCGGCTTTTTAGCAGCGATGTTTGCTTTTTTGGCACCACAAGCTGAAGTTATTGGGATTGAGTACTACGAAGAATTAACTGAGCTTGCAGCTAACAACTGTCAAGTTCTAGAGGCAGAGATAATAAAGCGCCTTCATTGGGTCACTGGTAATGGCGAAAATGGGTACTACCCTCAAGCTCCTTATGATGTTATCCATGTTGGGTTCATGTGTAAAAATATCCCTCAAAAACTCCTCGACCAACTCAAACTAGGAGGAACGATGATTGTCCCAGTTGGATCGCAAGTGTCTTCATATGATTCTCGTCTTCTCGGAGGAAAAATGCTCCTTATTGATAAAGGTTTGGATGGCTCGATTCATATCTTCCCCGTTTTTAGTTGTTCTTTTGTACCATCTCAAGTCAAAGGATCAGGAGAAGAATAA
- a CDS encoding carboxymuconolactone decarboxylase family protein, with protein sequence MNYAEISKETISLLYKGYNSLKNSPLEPSIRVLIELRVSQINGCEYCCKIHSDEAKKIGVPEEKRNHLVVWNVTDVFTEREKLALRWAEELTYIKVTQETKKLLKTEFSEREIVDITTCASLMNGLNRLAMSLKNF encoded by the coding sequence ATGAACTATGCCGAGATTTCTAAAGAGACGATTTCGCTTTTATATAAAGGTTACAATAGCCTCAAAAATTCTCCATTGGAGCCTTCAATTAGGGTATTGATTGAACTCAGAGTTTCACAAATTAATGGATGTGAATATTGTTGCAAAATTCATTCTGATGAAGCAAAAAAAATAGGTGTTCCAGAAGAAAAAAGAAATCACCTTGTTGTTTGGAATGTAACGGATGTCTTTACTGAGCGAGAGAAATTGGCATTGCGCTGGGCAGAAGAATTAACATATATAAAAGTAACCCAGGAAACAAAAAAGCTATTAAAGACAGAGTTTTCTGAAAGGGAAATTGTCGATATCACTACATGTGCATCTCTAATGAATGGACTCAATCGCTTAGCAATGAGTCTAAAGAATTTTTGA
- a CDS encoding Lpg1974 family pore-forming outer membrane protein, which translates to MKKAKQAFKVFLMKKLWLLSLVFATSFVFCSDQQKSYSEGYNSSQSVQTDDCVIKDYRPTENRNFFFAYGEFLYWKPTQNASDFVVKGQPSEFLPQQQGVPAFQAFGQYGNIRSANFDWTAGLRVGIGGIFQPRNWELDGIFTYIYPDGSSSETKPTINMLNGTLPFRAGTTSLYKASNSISFSYALANLLLKKRLLFADDMIFRFFMGLTGGWFDENWKVSYFAENNVKNTITSDWDFSGGGIRAGVDGEWYICYGFGIEGMVSSGLLYGYYENRFRFKVTAPDNLPPFYMIKSHFDDHRIVPHFQLALGPKWGMMINNVALQIYAHYELNFLFNLHEVHRSDLFSIQDGKNSRYAYGNLGMQGINIGASIAF; encoded by the coding sequence TTGAAAAAAGCAAAACAGGCTTTCAAGGTGTTTCTTATGAAAAAATTATGGTTGTTGTCATTAGTTTTTGCAACTTCGTTTGTATTTTGTTCAGACCAGCAAAAAAGTTACTCTGAGGGTTATAATTCTTCACAGTCAGTTCAAACTGATGATTGCGTGATAAAAGATTATCGCCCAACTGAAAATAGAAACTTCTTTTTTGCTTACGGAGAGTTTCTTTATTGGAAGCCCACCCAAAACGCTTCAGATTTTGTTGTAAAGGGTCAGCCATCCGAATTTCTTCCTCAGCAACAAGGTGTACCTGCATTTCAAGCGTTTGGTCAATATGGAAATATCAGATCGGCAAATTTTGATTGGACTGCAGGTTTACGTGTGGGAATAGGAGGCATATTTCAACCCAGAAACTGGGAGCTTGATGGGATTTTTACTTACATTTATCCCGATGGATCTAGTAGCGAAACGAAACCGACTATTAATATGTTGAATGGAACTTTACCTTTTAGAGCGGGTACTACTTCCCTTTACAAAGCTTCAAATTCTATAAGTTTTAGCTATGCACTTGCAAATCTCTTGCTCAAGAAAAGACTTCTATTCGCTGACGATATGATTTTTCGTTTTTTCATGGGTTTGACTGGAGGATGGTTCGATGAAAATTGGAAAGTAAGCTATTTCGCGGAAAACAATGTCAAAAACACAATTACTAGTGATTGGGATTTTTCCGGCGGGGGAATTAGAGCTGGGGTTGATGGCGAATGGTATATTTGCTATGGATTTGGCATTGAGGGAATGGTGTCTAGCGGATTGTTATACGGGTATTATGAAAATCGATTTAGGTTCAAAGTCACCGCTCCAGACAATTTACCTCCGTTTTATATGATTAAGTCTCATTTTGATGACCATCGCATTGTTCCTCATTTCCAACTAGCTTTAGGTCCGAAATGGGGGATGATGATTAATAATGTTGCGCTCCAAATTTATGCTCATTATGAGTTGAATTTTTTATTCAATCTGCATGAAGTTCACAGATCAGATTTATTCAGCATCCAAGATGGAAAAAATTCCCGCTATGCCTATGGAAATTTAGGAATGCAAGGTATCAATATCGGAGCATCAATTGCATTTTAA